AAGCTGAAGGATGACGCGCTCGCCAAACGCATGTCGCAGGCGGCCTATGCGCGCTATTGGGCCGATCCGTTGACGCTCGAGCGCCATCTCGACGCCGTGGCCGCCGTCTATGAGAAAGTCCGCGCCGATTGGCGCGAGGCGCCGAGCGTGGCGGCTCCTATCGAAGCCCTTTCATAGGCCCGTATGAAGATCGTCGTCGCCATCGCCACAACCGGGCGTCCCGAGATTGTGGGCGCCTGCCTCGAGCGCTTTTCGCGACTGACGCGTCAGCCCGATCGCCTGCTGGCGATCGGCGCCGCGCCGGAGGATGCGCCGAAAGCGCTGCGAGGCGCGGAATTCTATTTGGCGCGCGCCCGCGGCCTGCCGATCCAGCGCAATCTCGCGCTCGACCTCGTCGCCAGCGACGCGGAGATCGTTGTCTTCATCGACGACGACTATGTTCCCGCGCCCGGATTCGTCGAAGGGATCGAGCGCTTGTTCGCGGAAAATCCCGACGTCGTTGCGGCGTCGGGCGTACTCATCGCCGACGGCGTCAATCGCAAAGGCCTGAGCTTCGATCAGGCGGACAAACTCGTCTCGGCCTACGCGCTGAATCAGCCGCTCATGCTCGCCGACGCCACGGGCGCATATGGCTGCAACATGGCCTTCCGCCTTTCCGCCGCCCCGCATCTGCGCTTCGACGAGAATCTGCCGCTCTACGCCTGGCTCGAAGACACGGATTTTTCCGCCCAATACGCCCGCATCGGACGCGTCGTGCGCACGAACCATTTTACCGGCGTGCATCTCGGCGTCACCTCGGGCCGCACCTCGGGGCTACGCCTCGGCTATTCGCAGATCGCCAATCCGCTTTATCTCGTGCGCAAGGGCACGGTCGCGCCGCGCTTCGCGCTCAATCTCGCGCTGCGCAATATGATCGCCAATCTCGTGAAGTCGCCGCGTCCAGAGCCGAATGTCGACCGCTTCGGACGGCTTCGCGGCAATCTCATCGCGCTCGTCGATATGCTCCGCGGACGCTCGCATCCGCTCAGAGCGCTCGATCTTTAGGTCTACTGCAATTGTGGTTCGCGGCGTAGCCGCGCGACGATTTTCGGGCCGATCAGGCTGCGCAGGCCGGCGACGTCGAACGCATAGACGAGCACGCCATAAACCGCGACGCCGGCCGCGACCTGCAGCAGCATTGTCAGGATGCACGGTTCGAAATTACGCAGGGGCGCGCCGATATAGAGCATGGCGCCGACGCCCGCGGCCGCTCCCATAATATCGCGGGCGCGCGGCCACATCGGCTCCAAAAGGAAAAGCATGGAGACGAGCGCGACGAGGCCGCTCATGCTCGAAATGGATTGCGCATAGGCGAAGCGGGTCGCGTCCGCCGTCGCGGGCAGCAGCATGATGGCCAGCAAATTTGCGAGCTGGGCGACGAGCGCCGCGATGATCAGCGGCGTGAGCCGGTGAGCGAGCTGAAAGGCGGTGTTGACGCCGTAATTCATCATCGCGAACGCGAAAAGCGCGGGGATCATCAGCGCAAAATAATGACCGAAGGA
The nucleotide sequence above comes from Methylocystis parvus OBBP. Encoded proteins:
- a CDS encoding glycosyltransferase family 2 protein; its protein translation is MKIVVAIATTGRPEIVGACLERFSRLTRQPDRLLAIGAAPEDAPKALRGAEFYLARARGLPIQRNLALDLVASDAEIVVFIDDDYVPAPGFVEGIERLFAENPDVVAASGVLIADGVNRKGLSFDQADKLVSAYALNQPLMLADATGAYGCNMAFRLSAAPHLRFDENLPLYAWLEDTDFSAQYARIGRVVRTNHFTGVHLGVTSGRTSGLRLGYSQIANPLYLVRKGTVAPRFALNLALRNMIANLVKSPRPEPNVDRFGRLRGNLIALVDMLRGRSHPLRALDL